From Candidatus Rokuibacteriota bacterium, the proteins below share one genomic window:
- a CDS encoding cell division protein FtsL: protein MSPLDQASRIVRERDLSRLRAMGVALALSACLVVSALGVVGLRVQQVRLSYRLDALRAAKVETGELNRQLRIELATLRSPARIEAKALAELGMAPPAPHQIRLAREFTAGSEGSASRLTAWDARRHDAR from the coding sequence ATGTCGCCGCTTGATCAGGCTTCACGGATCGTTCGCGAGCGCGACCTGTCGCGGCTCCGCGCCATGGGCGTGGCTCTCGCCCTCTCGGCGTGCCTGGTGGTGAGCGCGCTGGGCGTCGTCGGGCTCCGAGTCCAGCAGGTGCGGCTCTCCTATCGGCTCGACGCGCTCCGCGCGGCGAAGGTCGAGACGGGCGAGCTCAACCGCCAGCTGCGGATCGAGCTGGCCACGCTCCGATCCCCGGCGCGGATCGAGGCCAAGGCCCTCGCCGAACTGGGCATGGCTCCGCCCGCGCCGCACCAGATCCGGCTCGCGCGCGAGTTCACGGCGGGGAGCGAGGGGAGCGCCTCACGCCTGACGGCGTGGGACGCCCGGCGCCACGACGCGCGATGA
- the rsmH gene encoding 16S rRNA (cytosine(1402)-N(4))-methyltransferase RsmH, whose product MDREGGEHLPVLVEEVSFLLRPRYGGWVVDATVGTGGHAMALLEQNDAARLLGIDRDAGALARARTRLARFGVRVVLRHGNFRDLGALARSAGVTEAETVLLDLGVSTYQLEASGRGFSFRTDEPLDMRMDPSEGSTAAQLLQRLSEAELTRIFHEYGDEPHARRIARAVVTGRRRASVSTTADLVAAVKAAVPRRAWPRRTHVATRVFQALRIAVNDELGALAAALPQAAQLLAPGGRLGVISFHSGEDRLVKLGFTALASGPYVVLTPGPLRPSRDEVRANPRARSAKLRILERVEAIDVAA is encoded by the coding sequence GTGGACCGGGAGGGTGGCGAACACCTCCCGGTGCTGGTGGAGGAAGTCTCGTTTCTCCTGCGCCCCCGATACGGGGGCTGGGTGGTGGACGCGACAGTGGGAACGGGTGGGCATGCGATGGCGCTCCTGGAGCAGAATGACGCGGCGCGGCTCCTGGGAATCGACCGCGACGCCGGGGCCCTCGCCCGCGCCCGGACGCGGCTGGCGCGCTTCGGGGTCCGCGTGGTGCTGCGCCACGGGAACTTCCGTGATCTCGGAGCGCTCGCGCGGTCGGCGGGGGTGACGGAGGCCGAGACGGTGCTCCTGGACCTGGGCGTGTCCACGTACCAGCTGGAGGCCTCGGGGCGAGGGTTTTCGTTCCGGACCGACGAGCCCCTGGACATGCGGATGGACCCCTCGGAGGGATCGACCGCGGCCCAGTTGCTCCAGCGCCTGTCCGAAGCCGAGCTGACGCGCATCTTTCACGAGTACGGCGACGAGCCTCACGCGCGTCGCATCGCCCGCGCCGTCGTCACCGGACGCCGCCGGGCCAGCGTGAGCACGACCGCCGACCTGGTCGCAGCCGTGAAGGCGGCGGTGCCGCGCCGCGCCTGGCCTCGCCGGACCCACGTGGCCACTCGGGTCTTCCAGGCGCTTCGGATTGCCGTGAACGATGAACTCGGCGCCCTCGCCGCGGCGCTGCCCCAAGCGGCACAGCTTCTGGCGCCGGGCGGGCGGCTGGGAGTGATCAGCTTCCACTCGGGCGAGGACCGCCTCGTCAAGCTCGGCTTCACCGCGCTCGCGTCGGGCCCCTACGTGGTCCTGACCCCGGGCCCCCTCAGGCCGAGCCGTGACGAGGTGCGGGCCAACCCTCGGGCGCGGAGCGCGAAGCTCAGGATCCTGGAGCGCGTGGAGGCGATCGATGTCGCCGCTTGA